The following coding sequences lie in one Saccharopolyspora hordei genomic window:
- a CDS encoding CHAT domain-containing protein translates to MTDDASRASERFGGLQRWTGGQGGRGGTRSSWFTDEHETTPEPQAPEAHDPRRSAEQRYADAIAVMNQIVATLDFEHLPWVTEVFRATASVLRESDPARAGVLNNLGSAAQLTHLRTGDLADLEDAIGYYRSATTAAHRTDRDRILYQCNLALALADLAAKTSSAPTAEESVQVARQAVEQAPRHDQRRAMALIRLANALKLHGRLADSPASDDESIDVFREAARISPASDAATSELLVSLGSALLRRYERGGSLDDLDEAIKHLGTGAGALTDGDPRRSALCELARALRLRFRENGDLTDLNSAISELVGVLGVLDTGHPLLGTTIRNLTATVVEHVDATGEASQLRRVLRPIAPAVRAMSADDTERAVALTGYATLLRRHFLHGAEAKVLDTAVTAGEAAVEAAAPEERGAALNALTATLIERFEHNGDTVDLDRAADLAREAADSGRDAQRTAWTQLGVVAAHRFRQSSRTRDVETAIELFEQALGAMPADAPERASTAIHQGRALQSLYQRTGRRRYYRWARKVLMSAAEQPNAPADQRLRAAALAGRIGAQAGRWSEALESFSRAVDLLPLVTRGKRVVAPPTAQQQWASITADAAAAALEAGEPEVALELLEHGRSAVLADFLPSGGELGELHRTHPDLADEVVRLRRLLDRPVTEPGLDQYDDRVRLARAWDQLVAETRAVRPDHLQRTPVSKLTEAVPEGCAVVINLSRYRSDALVLIAGRVVTVPLPEVTPENAAERAAEMLEAAHRDDHSVLVDGLDWTWRRIARPVLDRMGYVSTPEPGARWPRIWWSAFGAPAFLPVHAATARTGESALDRVVSSYTPTLGCLLRAIERPVPDSGVPLVAAGSAELVARELPRQNQVLAQYWPSAEIAAVESVSAAEVLRMIPHHPWLHVCEPSSQFPTQPAAGMLLDREAPQRPLGLVDLGQVSLDEAEFCYLGQCATASDEPCAAAVSLPAALGFAGFTHTIGTLWEVDEESAVAVHADVYADLFGDDFDTDRAAYALHNAVRQLRAHYPDEPSRWSPHVHVGP, encoded by the coding sequence ATGACAGACGATGCAAGCCGCGCGAGCGAGCGGTTCGGCGGGCTGCAGCGTTGGACCGGAGGGCAAGGAGGCCGCGGCGGTACCCGTTCCAGCTGGTTCACCGACGAACACGAGACCACCCCGGAGCCGCAGGCGCCGGAGGCCCACGACCCCCGCCGCAGCGCCGAGCAGCGCTACGCCGACGCGATCGCGGTGATGAACCAGATCGTCGCCACCCTCGACTTCGAGCACCTGCCCTGGGTCACCGAGGTCTTCCGGGCCACCGCCAGCGTGCTGCGGGAGAGCGACCCGGCGCGCGCCGGCGTGCTCAACAACCTCGGCAGCGCGGCCCAGCTGACCCACCTGCGCACCGGTGACCTCGCCGACCTCGAGGACGCCATCGGGTACTACCGCTCGGCGACCACCGCCGCGCACCGGACCGACCGCGACCGCATCCTCTACCAGTGCAACCTGGCGCTGGCGCTGGCCGACCTGGCGGCGAAGACGTCGAGCGCGCCGACCGCGGAGGAGAGCGTGCAGGTCGCGCGCCAGGCCGTCGAGCAGGCCCCGCGCCACGACCAGCGGCGGGCGATGGCGCTGATCAGGCTGGCCAACGCGCTCAAGCTGCACGGCCGGTTGGCCGACTCGCCCGCCTCCGACGACGAGTCCATCGACGTGTTCCGCGAGGCCGCGCGGATCTCCCCGGCCTCCGACGCCGCCACCTCCGAGCTGCTGGTCAGCCTCGGCAGCGCGCTGCTGCGCCGCTACGAGCGCGGCGGCTCGCTGGACGACCTGGACGAGGCCATCAAGCACCTCGGCACCGGTGCCGGGGCGCTCACCGACGGCGACCCCCGCCGCAGCGCGCTCTGCGAGCTGGCGCGCGCCCTGCGGCTGCGGTTCCGGGAGAACGGCGACCTGACCGACCTCAACTCGGCGATCAGCGAGCTGGTCGGCGTGCTCGGCGTGCTCGACACCGGCCACCCGCTGCTCGGCACCACGATCCGGAACCTCACCGCCACCGTCGTCGAGCACGTCGACGCCACCGGTGAGGCCAGCCAGCTGCGCCGGGTGCTGCGCCCGATCGCCCCGGCGGTGCGCGCGATGTCCGCCGACGACACCGAGCGCGCCGTCGCCCTGACCGGCTACGCCACCCTGCTGCGCAGGCACTTCCTGCACGGCGCCGAGGCCAAGGTGCTCGACACCGCGGTCACCGCGGGCGAGGCGGCGGTGGAGGCGGCCGCGCCCGAGGAGCGCGGCGCGGCGCTCAACGCGCTCACCGCGACCTTGATCGAGCGGTTCGAGCACAACGGCGACACCGTCGACCTGGACCGCGCGGCCGACCTGGCGCGGGAGGCCGCCGACAGCGGCCGCGACGCGCAGCGCACCGCGTGGACGCAGCTCGGCGTGGTCGCGGCGCACCGGTTCCGCCAGTCGTCCCGCACGCGCGACGTCGAGACGGCCATCGAGCTGTTCGAGCAGGCGCTCGGCGCCATGCCGGCGGACGCCCCCGAGCGCGCGAGCACCGCGATCCACCAGGGCCGCGCGCTGCAGTCGCTGTACCAGCGCACCGGGCGGCGGCGCTACTACCGGTGGGCGCGCAAGGTGCTCATGTCCGCCGCGGAGCAGCCCAACGCCCCGGCCGACCAGCGGCTGCGGGCCGCCGCCCTGGCCGGGCGGATCGGCGCGCAGGCCGGCCGCTGGTCCGAGGCGCTGGAGTCGTTCTCCCGCGCCGTGGACCTGTTGCCGCTGGTCACCCGGGGCAAGCGGGTCGTGGCCCCGCCCACCGCGCAGCAGCAGTGGGCGTCCATCACCGCCGACGCGGCGGCGGCCGCCCTGGAGGCCGGCGAACCCGAAGTGGCCCTGGAGCTGCTGGAGCACGGGCGCTCGGCGGTCCTGGCGGACTTCCTGCCCAGCGGCGGCGAGCTCGGCGAGCTGCACCGCACCCACCCGGACCTGGCCGACGAGGTGGTCCGGCTCCGCCGGCTGCTGGACCGCCCGGTGACCGAACCGGGGCTGGACCAGTACGACGACCGCGTGCGGCTGGCCCGCGCCTGGGACCAGCTGGTGGCCGAGACCCGCGCGGTGCGGCCCGACCACCTGCAGCGCACCCCGGTCTCGAAGCTCACCGAGGCCGTGCCGGAGGGCTGCGCGGTGGTGATCAACCTCAGCCGCTACCGCTCCGACGCGCTGGTGCTCATCGCCGGCCGCGTGGTCACCGTGCCGCTGCCCGAGGTCACCCCGGAGAACGCGGCCGAGCGCGCCGCGGAGATGCTCGAGGCCGCGCACCGGGACGACCACTCCGTGCTGGTCGACGGCCTGGACTGGACGTGGCGCCGGATCGCCCGGCCGGTCCTGGACCGGATGGGGTACGTCAGCACCCCGGAGCCGGGCGCCCGCTGGCCGCGGATCTGGTGGAGCGCCTTCGGCGCGCCGGCGTTCCTGCCGGTGCACGCCGCCACCGCGCGCACCGGGGAGTCCGCGCTGGACCGGGTCGTCTCCTCCTACACACCGACCCTGGGCTGCCTGCTGCGGGCCATCGAGCGACCGGTCCCGGACTCGGGCGTCCCGCTGGTGGCGGCCGGTTCGGCGGAGCTGGTGGCCCGCGAGCTGCCCCGGCAGAACCAGGTCCTGGCCCAGTACTGGCCGTCCGCGGAGATCGCGGCGGTGGAGTCGGTCAGCGCGGCGGAGGTGCTGCGGATGATCCCGCACCACCCGTGGCTGCACGTCTGCGAACCGAGCTCGCAGTTCCCGACGCAACCGGCGGCGGGCATGCTGCTGGACCGCGAGGCGCCGCAGCGCCCGCTCGGCCTGGTGGACCTCGGCCAGGTCTCGCTGGACGAGGCGGAGTTCTGCTACCTCGGCCAGTGCGCCACGGCGTCGGACGAGCCGTGCGCGGCCGCGGTGTCGCTGCCGGCCGCGCTGGGCTTCGCCGGCTTCACCCACACCATCGGCACGCTGTGGGAGGTCGACGAGGAGAGCGCGGTGGCGGTCCACGCGGACGTCTACGCGGACCTGTTCGGCGACGACTTCGACACCGACCGGGCGGCCTACGCCCTGCACAACGCGGTCCGGCAGCTCCGGGCGCACTACCCGGACGAGCCCTCCCGCTGGTCCCCGCACGTCCACGTCGGGCCGTAG
- the rpoB gene encoding DNA-directed RNA polymerase subunit beta, translating to MAVSRATKVSAATNYTSGIPGAPKRVSFANIREPLNVPNLLDLQIQSFEWLVGNEAWFQRRVDAGEEVPVGGLEEVLNEISPIEDFSGSMSLSFSDPRFDEVKASVEECKDKDMTYAAPLFVTAEFTNHTTGEIKSQTVFMGDFPMMTDKGTFIINGTERVVVSQLVRSPGVYFDQSVDKSTDKDVFSVKIIPSRGAWLEFDVDKRDTVGVRIDRKRRQPVTVLLKALGWSAEAIRERFGFSETLMATLEKDHTAGTDEALLDIYRKLRPGEPPTKESAQTLLENLFFKEKRYDLARVGRYKVNKKLGLDLPYETGVLTEEDIVTTIEYLVRLHAGETEMPARGEGEGATIPVEVDDIDHFGNRRLRTVGELIQNQVRVGLSRMERVVRERMTTQDVEAITPQTLINIRPITAAIREFFGTSQLSQFMDQTNPIAGLTHKRRLSALGPGGLSRERAGMEVRDVHPSHYGRMCPIETPEGPNIGLIGSLATFARVNPFGFIETPYRKVVDGRVTDQIDYLTADEEDRYVKAQANAPIDDDGYFTEDRVLGRRKGGEVELLAPTEIDYMDVSPRQMVSAATAMIPFLEHDDANRALMGANMQRQAVPLLRSEAPLVGTGMELRAAVDAGDVITAEKAGVVEELCADYITIMADDGTRRSYRMQKFSRSNHGTCINQKPIVNEGDRVEAGQVIADGPCTENGEMALGKNLLVAIMPWEGHNYEDAIILSQRLVQDDVLTSIHIEEHEVDARDTKLGAEEITRDIPNVSDDVLADLDERGIIRIGAEVQGGDILVGKVTPKGETELTPEERLLRAIFGEKAREVRDTSLKVPHGETGKVIGVRVFNREDDDELPPGVNQLVRVYVAQKRKIQDGDKLAGRHGNKGVIGKILPVEDMPFLPDGTPVDIILNTHGVPRRMNIGQVLETHLGWIASQGWKIEGDPEWAKRLPEELYDVEPGTNTASPVFDGAREEEITGLLASTKPNRDGDRLVGGDGKAQLFDGRSGEPYPYPVAVGYMYILKLSHLVDDKIHARSTGPYSMITQQPLGGKAQFGGQRFGEMECWAMQAYGAAYTLQELLTIKSDDVVGRVKVYEAIVKGENIPEPGIPESFKVLLKELQSLCLNVEVLSSDGAAIEMRDSEDEDLERAAANLGINLSRNESPSVDDIAH from the coding sequence TTGGCAGTCTCCCGCGCGACCAAGGTCTCTGCAGCTACCAACTACACGTCGGGGATCCCTGGGGCACCCAAGCGGGTCTCGTTCGCGAACATCCGCGAACCACTGAACGTGCCGAACCTGCTAGACCTGCAGATCCAGTCCTTCGAATGGCTTGTCGGTAACGAAGCCTGGTTCCAGCGCCGGGTCGACGCCGGCGAGGAAGTTCCGGTTGGTGGTCTCGAGGAGGTCCTCAACGAGATCTCCCCGATCGAAGACTTCTCCGGATCCATGTCGCTGTCCTTCTCCGACCCACGCTTCGACGAGGTCAAGGCCTCCGTCGAGGAGTGCAAGGACAAGGACATGACCTACGCTGCGCCGCTGTTCGTCACCGCGGAGTTCACCAACCACACCACCGGCGAGATCAAGAGCCAGACGGTGTTCATGGGTGACTTCCCGATGATGACGGACAAGGGCACCTTCATCATCAACGGCACCGAGCGTGTCGTGGTCTCCCAGCTCGTCCGGTCTCCGGGTGTGTACTTCGACCAGTCGGTCGACAAGTCCACGGACAAGGACGTCTTCAGCGTCAAGATCATCCCCAGCCGCGGTGCGTGGCTGGAGTTCGACGTCGACAAGCGCGACACCGTCGGCGTCCGCATCGACCGCAAGCGCCGCCAGCCGGTCACCGTGCTGCTCAAGGCGCTGGGCTGGTCGGCCGAGGCGATCCGCGAGCGGTTCGGCTTCTCCGAGACCCTGATGGCCACCCTGGAGAAGGACCACACCGCGGGCACCGACGAGGCCCTGCTCGACATCTACCGCAAGCTGCGCCCGGGCGAACCGCCGACGAAGGAGAGCGCGCAGACCCTCCTGGAGAACCTCTTCTTCAAGGAGAAGCGCTACGACCTGGCCCGCGTGGGGCGCTACAAGGTCAACAAGAAGCTCGGTCTGGACCTGCCGTACGAGACCGGCGTGCTGACCGAGGAAGACATCGTCACCACGATCGAGTACCTGGTCCGCCTGCACGCCGGCGAGACCGAGATGCCCGCGCGCGGTGAGGGCGAGGGTGCGACCATCCCGGTCGAGGTCGACGACATCGACCACTTCGGCAACCGCCGCCTGCGCACCGTGGGCGAGCTGATCCAGAACCAGGTCCGGGTCGGCCTGTCCCGCATGGAGCGCGTCGTCCGCGAGCGGATGACCACCCAGGACGTCGAGGCCATCACGCCGCAGACCCTGATCAACATCCGCCCGATCACGGCGGCGATCCGGGAGTTCTTCGGCACCTCGCAGCTGTCCCAGTTCATGGACCAGACCAACCCGATCGCGGGCCTGACGCACAAGCGCCGGCTCTCCGCGCTCGGCCCGGGCGGTCTGTCCCGTGAGCGCGCGGGCATGGAAGTCCGTGACGTGCACCCCTCGCACTACGGCCGGATGTGCCCGATCGAGACGCCGGAAGGCCCGAACATCGGTCTGATCGGCTCGCTGGCGACCTTCGCCCGCGTCAACCCGTTCGGCTTCATCGAGACGCCGTACCGCAAGGTCGTCGACGGCCGGGTCACCGACCAGATCGACTACCTGACCGCGGACGAGGAGGACCGCTACGTCAAGGCGCAGGCGAACGCGCCGATCGACGACGACGGCTACTTCACCGAGGACCGCGTCCTGGGTCGCCGGAAGGGCGGCGAGGTCGAGCTGCTCGCGCCGACCGAGATCGACTACATGGACGTCTCGCCGCGGCAGATGGTCTCCGCCGCGACGGCGATGATCCCGTTCCTCGAGCACGACGACGCCAACCGCGCCCTGATGGGTGCGAACATGCAGCGCCAGGCGGTGCCGCTGCTGCGCAGCGAGGCCCCGCTGGTCGGCACCGGCATGGAGCTGCGCGCCGCGGTCGACGCCGGTGACGTGATCACCGCCGAGAAGGCCGGTGTGGTCGAGGAGCTGTGCGCCGACTACATCACGATCATGGCCGACGACGGCACCCGCCGCTCGTACCGGATGCAGAAGTTCTCGCGGTCCAACCACGGCACCTGCATCAACCAGAAGCCGATCGTGAACGAGGGCGACCGCGTCGAGGCCGGCCAGGTCATCGCGGACGGCCCGTGCACCGAGAACGGCGAGATGGCGCTGGGCAAGAACCTGCTCGTCGCGATCATGCCGTGGGAGGGGCACAACTACGAGGACGCGATCATCCTGTCCCAGCGCCTGGTGCAGGACGACGTGCTCACCTCGATCCACATCGAGGAGCACGAGGTCGACGCCCGCGACACCAAGCTCGGCGCCGAGGAGATCACCCGGGACATCCCGAACGTCTCCGACGACGTGCTGGCCGACCTCGACGAGCGCGGCATCATCCGCATCGGTGCCGAGGTCCAGGGCGGCGACATCCTCGTCGGCAAGGTCACCCCGAAGGGTGAGACCGAGCTGACCCCGGAGGAGCGGCTGCTGCGCGCGATCTTCGGCGAGAAGGCCCGCGAGGTCCGCGACACCTCGCTGAAGGTGCCGCACGGCGAGACCGGCAAGGTCATCGGCGTCCGCGTGTTCAACCGCGAGGACGACGACGAGCTGCCCCCGGGCGTCAACCAGCTGGTGCGGGTCTACGTCGCGCAGAAGCGCAAGATCCAGGACGGCGACAAGCTCGCCGGCCGTCACGGCAACAAGGGTGTCATCGGCAAGATCCTGCCCGTCGAGGACATGCCGTTCCTGCCGGACGGCACCCCGGTCGACATCATCCTGAACACCCACGGTGTTCCGCGACGGATGAACATCGGCCAGGTGCTGGAGACGCACCTCGGGTGGATCGCCTCCCAGGGCTGGAAGATCGAGGGCGACCCCGAGTGGGCCAAGCGCCTGCCGGAGGAGCTCTACGACGTCGAGCCGGGCACCAACACCGCGAGCCCCGTCTTCGACGGTGCCCGCGAGGAGGAGATCACCGGGCTGCTCGCCTCCACCAAGCCGAACCGCGACGGCGACCGCCTGGTCGGCGGCGACGGCAAGGCCCAGCTGTTCGACGGGCGCAGCGGTGAGCCGTACCCGTACCCGGTCGCGGTCGGGTACATGTACATCCTCAAGCTGTCGCACCTGGTGGACGACAAGATCCACGCCCGGTCGACCGGCCCGTACTCGATGATCACCCAGCAGCCGCTGGGCGGTAAGGCGCAGTTCGGTGGCCAGCGCTTCGGTGAGATGGAGTGCTGGGCCATGCAGGCCTACGGCGCCGCCTACACGCTGCAGGAGCTGCTCACCATCAAGTCCGACGACGTGGTGGGCCGCGTCAAGGTCTACGAGGCGATCGTCAAGGGCGAGAACATCCCCGAGCCGGGCATCCCGGAGTCCTTCAAGGTGCTGCTGAAGGAGCTCCAGTCGCTGTGCCTGAACGTGGAGGTGCTCTCCAGCGACGGTGCGGCGATCGAGATGCGTGACAGCGAGGACGAGGACCTGGAGCGCGCCGCGGCCAACCTCGGCATCAACCTGTCCCGCAACGAGTCGCCGTCCGTCGACGACATCGCGCACTGA
- a CDS encoding DNA-directed RNA polymerase subunit beta': protein MLDVNFFDELRIGLATADDIRQWSYGEVKKPETINYRTLKPEKDGLFCEKIFGPTRDWECYCGKYKRVRFKGIICERCGVEVTRAKVRRERMGHIELAAAVTHIWYFKGVPSRLGYLLDLAPKELEKIIYFAAYVITSVNTELRHNDLSTLESEISVERKQIADQRDADLEARAQKLESDLAALEAEGAKADQRRKVKESAEREMKQLRDRAQRELDKLDEIWETFVKLEPRQLIADEVLYRELYDRYGEYFTGGMGAEAIQQLLENFDINAEAEQLRETIRNGKGQKKLRALKRLKVVAAFQSTGNDPSGMVLNCVPVIPPDLRPMVQLDGGRFATSDLNDLYRRVINRNNRLKRLIDLGAPEIIVNNEKRMLQESVDALFDNGRRGRPVTGPGNRPLKSLSDLLKGKQGRFRQNLLGKRVDYSGRSVIVVGPQLKLHQCGLPKEMAVELFKPFVMKRLVDLNHAQNIKSAKRMVERQRPQVWDVLEEVIAEHPVLLNRAPTLHRLGIQAFEPQLVEGKAIQLHPLVCEAFNADFDGDQMAVHLPLSAEAQAEARILMLSSNNILSPASGRPLAMPRLDMVTGLYHLTKQVDGAKGEGLAFSSVGEAIMAYDRGVLDLQAKVKIRLRDVVPPRDKTPEGWEPGQPWTAETTLGRVWFNELLPDDYPFVDDLLPKKKQAAIVNDLAERYPMVTVAQTLDKLKDAGFYWATRSGVTVSISDVVVPPNKTEILDSYEAKADQVEKRYRRGALSYQERNAELVKVWTAAKDEVAAAMEENFPEDNSISTIVKSGAAGNMTQVVQLAGMRGLVSNPKGEYIPRPIKANFREGLSVLEYFISNHGARKGLADTALRTADSGYLTRRLVDVSQDVIVREADCGTERGIKMPIAEKLPDGTLVRDAHVETSVYARTAAEDVTDADGNIVLARGSDLGDPAIEKLLAAGITKVKVRSVLTCESSVGVCAVCYGRSMATGKLVDVGEAVGIVAAQSIGEPGTQLTMRTFHQGGVAGDDITTGLPRVQELFEARVPKGKAPIADTSGRIRLEDNDRYWKITIIPDDGGEEIVYDKLSKRQRLATIAVDGSERQLQDGDHVEVGQQLLEGAVDPHEVLRVMGPREAQLHLVREVQEVYRSQGVGIHDKHVEVIVRQMLRRVIIIDSGATEFLPGSPVERSQFEAENRRVVAEGGDPASGRPVLMGITKASLATESWLSAASFQETTRILTNAAIEGASDKLVGLKENVIIGKLIPAGTGINRYRNIQVQPTEEARAAAYAIPSYDDSYYTPDVFGAGTGAAVPLDDYDFGRDYR, encoded by the coding sequence GTGCTTGACGTCAACTTCTTCGATGAACTCCGCATCGGCCTGGCCACGGCCGACGACATCCGCCAGTGGTCGTACGGCGAGGTCAAGAAGCCCGAGACCATCAACTACCGCACCCTGAAGCCGGAGAAGGACGGGCTCTTCTGCGAGAAGATCTTCGGTCCGACCCGGGACTGGGAGTGCTACTGCGGCAAGTACAAGCGGGTCCGCTTCAAGGGCATCATCTGCGAGCGCTGCGGTGTCGAGGTCACCCGCGCCAAGGTGCGCCGCGAGCGGATGGGCCACATCGAGCTGGCCGCCGCGGTGACCCACATCTGGTACTTCAAGGGCGTCCCGTCCCGGCTGGGCTACCTGCTCGACCTGGCGCCCAAGGAGCTCGAGAAGATCATCTACTTCGCGGCCTACGTGATCACCAGCGTGAACACGGAGCTGCGGCACAACGACCTGTCGACGCTGGAGAGCGAGATCAGCGTCGAGCGCAAGCAGATCGCCGACCAGCGTGACGCCGACCTCGAGGCGCGGGCCCAGAAGCTGGAGAGCGACCTGGCCGCCCTGGAGGCCGAGGGTGCCAAGGCCGACCAGCGCCGCAAGGTCAAGGAGAGCGCCGAGCGCGAGATGAAGCAGCTGCGCGACCGCGCGCAGCGCGAGCTCGACAAGCTCGACGAGATCTGGGAGACCTTCGTCAAGCTGGAGCCGCGCCAGCTCATCGCCGACGAGGTGCTGTACCGCGAGCTGTACGACCGGTACGGCGAGTACTTCACCGGCGGCATGGGTGCCGAGGCCATCCAGCAGCTGCTGGAGAACTTCGACATCAACGCCGAGGCCGAGCAGCTGCGGGAGACCATCCGCAACGGCAAGGGCCAGAAGAAGCTGCGCGCGCTCAAGCGGCTCAAGGTCGTGGCGGCGTTCCAGTCCACCGGCAACGACCCGAGCGGCATGGTGCTCAACTGCGTGCCGGTCATCCCGCCGGACCTGCGTCCGATGGTGCAGCTGGACGGTGGCCGCTTCGCGACCTCCGACCTCAACGACCTGTACCGCCGGGTGATCAACCGGAACAACCGCCTCAAGCGGCTGATCGACCTCGGCGCGCCCGAGATCATCGTCAACAACGAGAAGCGGATGCTCCAGGAGTCCGTGGACGCGCTGTTCGACAACGGCCGTCGCGGGCGTCCGGTCACCGGCCCGGGCAACCGGCCGCTGAAGTCGCTGTCCGACCTGCTCAAGGGCAAGCAGGGCCGGTTCCGCCAGAACCTGCTGGGCAAGCGCGTCGACTACTCCGGCCGTTCGGTGATCGTCGTCGGTCCGCAGCTGAAGCTGCACCAGTGCGGTCTGCCGAAGGAGATGGCGGTCGAGCTGTTCAAGCCGTTCGTCATGAAGCGGCTGGTCGACCTCAACCACGCGCAGAACATCAAGTCCGCGAAGCGGATGGTGGAGCGCCAGCGCCCGCAGGTGTGGGACGTGCTGGAAGAGGTCATCGCCGAGCACCCGGTGCTGCTCAACCGTGCTCCCACGCTGCACCGCCTCGGCATCCAGGCCTTCGAGCCGCAGCTGGTCGAGGGCAAGGCGATCCAGCTGCACCCGCTGGTCTGCGAGGCGTTCAACGCGGACTTCGACGGTGACCAGATGGCGGTGCACCTGCCGCTGTCGGCCGAGGCCCAGGCCGAGGCCCGGATCCTGATGCTGTCCAGCAACAACATCCTGTCCCCGGCGTCCGGTCGCCCGCTGGCGATGCCGCGCCTGGACATGGTGACCGGTCTGTACCACCTGACCAAGCAGGTGGACGGCGCCAAGGGCGAGGGCCTGGCGTTCTCCTCGGTCGGCGAGGCGATCATGGCCTACGACCGCGGTGTGCTGGACCTGCAGGCCAAGGTCAAGATCCGGCTGCGGGACGTCGTGCCGCCGCGCGACAAGACCCCCGAGGGCTGGGAGCCCGGCCAGCCGTGGACGGCCGAGACCACCCTGGGCCGGGTGTGGTTCAACGAGCTGCTGCCCGACGACTACCCGTTCGTCGACGACCTGCTGCCGAAGAAGAAGCAGGCGGCGATCGTCAACGACCTCGCCGAGCGGTACCCGATGGTCACCGTCGCCCAGACGCTGGACAAGCTGAAGGACGCCGGCTTCTACTGGGCGACCCGGTCGGGCGTGACCGTGTCGATCTCCGACGTGGTCGTGCCGCCGAACAAGACCGAGATCCTCGACTCCTACGAGGCCAAGGCCGACCAGGTCGAGAAGCGGTACCGCCGCGGTGCGCTCTCCTACCAGGAGCGCAACGCCGAGCTGGTCAAGGTGTGGACGGCGGCGAAGGACGAGGTCGCCGCGGCCATGGAGGAGAACTTCCCGGAGGACAACTCGATCAGCACGATCGTGAAGTCCGGGGCCGCCGGCAACATGACCCAGGTCGTCCAGCTGGCCGGTATGCGCGGTCTGGTGTCGAACCCGAAGGGTGAGTACATCCCGCGCCCGATCAAGGCGAACTTCCGCGAGGGCCTGTCCGTGCTGGAGTACTTCATCTCCAACCACGGTGCCCGCAAGGGTCTGGCCGACACCGCGCTCCGCACCGCGGACTCGGGTTACCTCACCCGTCGTCTGGTCGACGTCTCGCAGGACGTCATCGTCCGCGAGGCCGACTGCGGCACCGAGCGCGGCATCAAGATGCCGATCGCGGAGAAGCTGCCGGACGGCACCCTGGTGCGCGACGCCCACGTCGAGACCAGCGTCTACGCCCGCACGGCGGCCGAGGACGTCACCGACGCCGACGGCAACATCGTGCTGGCCCGCGGTTCGGACCTGGGCGACCCGGCGATCGAGAAGCTGCTCGCCGCCGGCATCACCAAGGTCAAGGTCCGCAGCGTCCTGACCTGCGAGTCGAGCGTCGGGGTCTGCGCGGTCTGCTACGGCCGCTCGATGGCCACCGGCAAGCTCGTGGACGTCGGCGAGGCGGTCGGCATCGTCGCCGCCCAGTCGATCGGTGAGCCGGGTACGCAGCTGACCATGCGCACCTTCCACCAGGGTGGTGTGGCCGGTGACGACATCACCACCGGTCTGCCGCGTGTCCAGGAGCTGTTCGAGGCCCGCGTCCCGAAGGGCAAGGCGCCGATCGCCGACACCTCGGGCCGCATCCGGCTGGAGGACAACGACCGCTACTGGAAGATCACCATCATCCCGGACGACGGCGGTGAGGAGATCGTCTACGACAAGCTGTCCAAGCGGCAGCGGCTCGCGACGATCGCGGTGGACGGCAGCGAGCGGCAGCTGCAGGACGGCGACCACGTCGAGGTCGGCCAGCAGCTGCTCGAGGGTGCCGTCGACCCGCACGAGGTGCTGCGCGTGATGGGGCCGCGCGAGGCCCAGCTGCACCTGGTGCGCGAGGTGCAGGAGGTGTACCGGTCGCAGGGTGTGGGCATCCACGACAAGCACGTCGAGGTCATCGTCCGCCAGATGCTGCGCCGGGTCATCATCATCGACTCGGGTGCCACCGAGTTCCTGCCCGGCTCGCCGGTGGAGCGCTCGCAGTTCGAGGCGGAGAACCGCCGCGTCGTGGCCGAGGGCGGCGACCCGGCGTCCGGCCGTCCGGTGCTGATGGGCATCACCAAGGCGTCGCTGGCCACCGAGTCGTGGCTGTCGGCGGCCTCCTTCCAGGAGACGACCCGCATCCTCACCAACGCCGCGATCGAGGGCGCGAGCGACAAGCTGGTCGGCCTGAAGGAGAACGTGATCATCGGCAAGTTGATCCCGGCCGGCACGGGCATCAACCGGTACCGCAACATCCAGGTGCAGCCGACGGAGGAGGCACGGGCCGCGGCCTACGCGATCCCGTCCTACGACGACAGCTACTACACCCCGGACGTCTTCGGCGCCGGCACGGGTGCGGCCGTCCCGCTGGACGACTACGACTTCGGGCGCGACTACCGCTGA